One part of the Anaerolineales bacterium genome encodes these proteins:
- a CDS encoding glycosyltransferase, producing the protein MKIAHICQSYPPMVSGQSFMVERLARGAHGLGHQVMVISASDRKEPYTTVTNGIHLVRLTSWRNPLRVGQRLTVWGAGEMKAALLDFQADIVHLHDPTNSGLAGIAAARALRIPVLLTAHAMPWLINAYLPDMPVVARTVESISWAYARGVIRRCDLVVAPSLRAAREIHEETKVDVRVVSNGADLSRFTDEPLPREEELDLREKFGIPPDVPIILHAGRLDSDKNVPAVVRAAARAMKNNDAHLLLAGDGVEREDLQALCAELGIAERGHFPGFVDSKTDLPKVFRMATLFVTASEMEVQSLVLLEAIASGLPVVAVDATSVSEMVEHGKSGYLVRSGDERSMASAITKLLNNPDASSFGRRAREIAEQHTLERTFKGYDELYREVLAKRAAARERRAGLLNL; encoded by the coding sequence ATGAAGATTGCGCATATTTGCCAGTCATATCCTCCAATGGTCAGCGGGCAATCCTTTATGGTGGAGCGCCTGGCGCGCGGCGCACATGGCCTGGGACACCAGGTCATGGTCATCAGCGCATCTGACCGCAAAGAACCCTATACCACTGTCACCAATGGCATTCACCTGGTGCGCCTTACATCTTGGCGCAACCCGCTGCGCGTAGGCCAGCGCCTGACGGTGTGGGGCGCGGGCGAGATGAAAGCGGCCTTGCTCGACTTCCAGGCTGATATCGTCCATTTGCACGACCCGACAAACTCCGGCTTGGCAGGTATTGCTGCTGCGCGTGCCTTGCGCATCCCTGTGCTGCTGACCGCGCACGCCATGCCCTGGCTCATCAATGCCTATTTGCCTGATATGCCTGTAGTGGCGCGTACGGTTGAATCAATCTCCTGGGCTTATGCCCGCGGCGTGATTCGCCGTTGTGATCTCGTTGTCGCCCCCTCCCTGCGCGCTGCCCGCGAAATTCACGAGGAGACTAAAGTGGATGTACGCGTGGTCAGCAATGGGGCAGACTTGAGCCGCTTCACCGACGAGCCGCTACCGCGTGAGGAAGAGCTGGACCTGCGCGAAAAATTTGGCATCCCGCCGGATGTTCCGATCATCCTGCATGCCGGCCGCCTGGATTCTGACAAGAACGTGCCCGCCGTGGTGCGCGCCGCGGCCCGCGCCATGAAGAACAATGACGCCCATCTGCTGCTGGCAGGCGATGGCGTAGAGCGCGAAGACCTGCAGGCCTTGTGCGCCGAGCTGGGCATTGCCGAGCGCGGCCACTTCCCTGGCTTTGTTGACTCCAAGACCGATCTGCCAAAGGTGTTCCGCATGGCAACCCTGTTCGTTACCGCCAGCGAGATGGAGGTACAGAGCCTGGTACTGCTGGAGGCGATTGCCAGTGGCTTGCCCGTCGTGGCGGTGGACGCCACCTCCGTTTCTGAAATGGTGGAGCACGGCAAGAGCGGTTACTTGGTGCGCTCGGGTGATGAGCGCAGCATGGCCTCCGCCATCACCAAGCTGCTCAATAACCCGGATGCCAGCTCCTTTGGCCGCCGGGCGCGTGAAATTGCCGAACAACACACTCTTGAGCGCACCTTCAAGGGCTACGACGAGCTGTATCGCGAAGTCTTGGCCAAGCGCGCCGCCGCGCGTGAGCGCCGCGCTGGCTTGCTCAATCTTTAG
- the uvrC gene encoding excinuclease ABC subunit UvrC: MFPSEQILAQLSTLPDRTGCYLMKDEDGKVIYVGKALSLRSRVRSYFHAGAQHHPRTEHMVQRVREIEWIVVASELEALILEMTLIKKHKPHYNVRLKDDKRYPYIKVHWADPFPKVTVTRHMDADGSRYFGPYTSVWAVHKTLDVLRKIFPYLTCDREITGQDTRACLYYDIKLCTAPCIGMIDQANYRQMISDLCEFLNGRTEPIVNRLTAEMNLASAKLRYEKAAAVRDQLQAIESIVERQKIISTDYVDSDVIAMARSEREACVQVFFIRGGKLIGREYFMMENTADSPDADVMAEFIKQYYDQAASVPPEVLLPQEVEEAQVIRQWLSKRRGDGGVEIKIPRSGPKHELIQMAAENAAETLAALQTQWQADAHRQTQALAELQEALGLDAAPERIECYDISNTQGTAAVGSMVVFERGVPSNKLYRRFNIKTVEGPDDFASMQEVLARRFKRWAAAEQPSETPGKKPDAAFAKLPDLLIVDGGRGQLARAIAVLEEFHLTDRVPLISLAKQSEEVFRPGYADSLLLPRNSQALFLLQRIRDEAHRFAITAHRNRRSKSSLVSQLDGIPGIGPNRRRALLKAFGSVDALRTAEIEQLTAVKGITPSLAASIKGHLG, encoded by the coding sequence ATGTTTCCCTCTGAACAGATCCTGGCCCAATTAAGCACCTTGCCAGACCGCACCGGCTGTTACCTCATGAAGGATGAGGACGGCAAGGTCATCTACGTCGGCAAGGCGTTGAGCCTGCGCAGCCGCGTGCGCTCCTACTTCCATGCTGGCGCCCAGCACCACCCGCGCACCGAGCACATGGTGCAGCGTGTGCGCGAAATCGAGTGGATCGTAGTCGCTTCTGAGCTCGAGGCTCTCATCCTCGAGATGACCCTCATCAAGAAGCACAAGCCGCACTACAACGTGCGCCTCAAGGATGATAAGCGCTACCCCTACATCAAAGTGCATTGGGCTGATCCGTTCCCCAAGGTGACTGTCACCCGTCACATGGATGCTGATGGCTCGCGCTATTTTGGCCCGTATACCAGCGTGTGGGCGGTGCACAAAACGCTGGATGTACTGCGCAAGATCTTTCCTTATCTCACCTGTGACCGCGAGATCACCGGGCAGGATACACGTGCCTGCTTGTATTACGACATCAAGCTGTGCACCGCTCCCTGCATCGGCATGATCGATCAGGCCAATTACCGCCAGATGATCTCTGACCTGTGCGAATTTCTCAACGGCCGCACGGAGCCCATCGTCAACCGCCTCACGGCTGAGATGAACCTGGCATCCGCCAAGCTGCGCTACGAAAAGGCAGCCGCCGTGCGCGACCAACTGCAGGCCATTGAAAGCATCGTGGAGCGCCAAAAGATCATCTCGACCGATTACGTCGACTCAGACGTCATCGCCATGGCCCGCTCCGAGCGCGAAGCCTGCGTGCAGGTCTTCTTCATCCGCGGCGGCAAGCTCATTGGCCGCGAATACTTCATGATGGAGAACACGGCCGACAGCCCGGATGCGGATGTCATGGCCGAGTTCATCAAGCAATACTATGACCAGGCCGCCAGCGTGCCGCCTGAAGTCCTGCTGCCGCAGGAAGTCGAAGAAGCCCAGGTGATCCGCCAGTGGCTCAGCAAGCGCCGCGGCGACGGCGGTGTCGAGATCAAAATTCCGCGCAGCGGGCCTAAGCACGAGCTGATCCAGATGGCCGCTGAGAATGCCGCCGAAACCCTGGCCGCCTTGCAGACTCAATGGCAAGCGGATGCCCACCGCCAGACCCAGGCGCTGGCCGAGCTGCAGGAGGCGCTGGGGTTGGATGCCGCGCCTGAGCGCATCGAGTGCTACGACATTTCGAACACGCAGGGCACCGCGGCTGTGGGCAGCATGGTGGTCTTCGAGCGCGGCGTGCCCAGCAATAAGCTTTATCGCCGCTTCAATATCAAGACGGTTGAGGGGCCGGATGACTTTGCCAGTATGCAAGAGGTGCTCGCCCGGCGTTTCAAGCGCTGGGCCGCCGCCGAACAGCCCAGCGAAACGCCCGGCAAAAAGCCCGATGCGGCCTTCGCCAAACTGCCTGATTTGCTGATCGTGGATGGCGGCCGCGGCCAGCTGGCTCGCGCCATCGCCGTATTGGAAGAATTCCACCTCACAGATCGCGTGCCGCTTATCTCGCTGGCCAAGCAGAGCGAAGAGGTCTTCCGCCCTGGGTATGCCGACAGCCTGCTGCTGCCGCGCAACTCGCAGGCTTTGTTCTTGTTGCAGCGCATCCGTGATGAGGCCCATCGCTTCGCCATCACCGCCCACCGCAACCGCCGCAGCAAGAGCAGCCTGGTTTCGCAGTTGGACGGCATTCCCGGCATCGGCCCCAACCGCCGCCGCGCTCTGCTCAAAGCCTTCGGCTCGGTGGATGCTTTGCGCACTGCTGAGATCGAGCAACTGACCGCCGTCAAAGGCATCACTCCGTCGCTGGCCGCCAGCATCAAGGGGCACCTTGGCTGA
- a CDS encoding response regulator yields MAETKLAWLVDDDEEMASAIALMLKLLGYQARGFLDAPSAAQALLAGQPCDLILLDLNMPQVSGKDFLEFVRQRAEFARLPVVMLTSEFNEIIMDELLRAGADGYVTKPVSLAELEQAVADALQARRAE; encoded by the coding sequence TTGGCTGAGACCAAGCTCGCTTGGCTCGTGGACGATGATGAGGAGATGGCTTCCGCCATCGCCCTCATGCTCAAGCTGCTCGGCTACCAGGCACGCGGCTTCCTGGATGCGCCCAGCGCCGCTCAGGCGCTCCTGGCCGGCCAACCCTGCGACTTAATTCTGCTGGATCTCAATATGCCTCAGGTCAGCGGCAAGGACTTCTTGGAGTTCGTCCGCCAGCGCGCTGAGTTCGCCCGCCTGCCGGTGGTCATGCTGACCTCCGAGTTCAACGAGATCATCATGGATGAGCTCTTGCGCGCTGGCGCAGATGGTTATGTCACCAAGCCCGTCTCGCTGGCGGAGTTGGAGCAGGCGGTTGCCGACGCCCTGCAAGCGCGCCGTGCTGAATAA
- a CDS encoding DUF4173 domain-containing protein, giving the protein MARLTRPVLLLPLCFALGLLFDVLLWDQRWGISFTLFIMAAAGLGLWQASRLKLQPARRSWWLLVAALGFAAVSAVRTEPYTLLFTRGFSVLMLMLFAADLLAGQWLRYRFSDFFVKLAGLVPAGWMAVSGYKPVRRSKKQPARPWAAVLRGLLLALPVVLVLATLLASADSYFGNWLGGLVSFLSLDRLPEYIARLVLISIVALTAYGAYTYAFLRSGAGAAKAALVKPFLGFTETLVVLLSVAVLLASFVVFQFQHFFGGVENILGPEGYTTYAEYARRGFAELCLVAVIVLVLFVLLSSLSRRAAAQQKYFSGLGALLFALVAVVLVSAFQRLLLYEQAYGFTSMRLLPHIFMVWLGVLLLALVLMELTGRQQYFAAAVLLAAAGFVAALPILNLDAFSARANIAHGLQIPPQASREQVVDRSYLASLSSDAVPALAQGFLSQQAAGNHALAQQLAVALACNAYESNGYEHAWRDWTLSRQQAAAAWAHLQSQPGFPAITIQDHDRQLFAIVDGEEIPCNIYEW; this is encoded by the coding sequence ATGGCACGTTTGACGCGCCCCGTTCTTCTTTTACCCTTGTGTTTTGCACTGGGCCTGCTCTTTGATGTGTTGTTGTGGGATCAGCGCTGGGGTATTTCCTTCACTTTGTTCATCATGGCTGCCGCCGGCCTCGGTCTATGGCAGGCAAGCCGGCTAAAGCTGCAGCCCGCCCGCCGCAGCTGGTGGCTGCTGGTAGCCGCGCTCGGCTTTGCCGCGGTTAGTGCCGTCCGAACTGAGCCGTATACGCTCCTGTTCACGCGCGGCTTCTCCGTGTTGATGCTCATGCTGTTCGCCGCCGACCTGCTGGCGGGCCAATGGCTGCGTTATCGCTTCAGCGACTTCTTCGTCAAGTTGGCCGGCTTGGTGCCCGCCGGCTGGATGGCGGTGAGTGGCTACAAGCCCGTCAGGCGAAGCAAAAAACAGCCCGCCCGCCCTTGGGCGGCGGTGCTGCGCGGTCTTTTGCTTGCGCTGCCTGTGGTCCTGGTGTTGGCTACGTTGCTGGCTTCGGCCGATAGCTACTTTGGCAATTGGCTGGGCGGCCTGGTGAGCTTCCTCAGTTTGGACCGCCTTCCCGAATACATCGCGCGCCTGGTGCTTATCTCGATCGTCGCTTTGACGGCTTACGGCGCCTATACCTACGCGTTCCTGCGCAGCGGGGCCGGCGCAGCCAAGGCCGCCCTTGTAAAACCGTTCCTTGGTTTCACTGAGACGCTTGTGGTACTGCTCAGTGTAGCTGTGCTTCTAGCCAGCTTTGTCGTCTTCCAGTTCCAGCATTTCTTCGGCGGCGTTGAGAATATTCTCGGGCCGGAGGGTTACACAACCTACGCTGAGTATGCCCGGCGTGGCTTTGCCGAGCTGTGCCTGGTGGCCGTGATCGTGCTGGTTCTCTTCGTGCTGCTCAGCAGCCTCAGCCGCCGCGCAGCCGCCCAGCAAAAGTACTTCTCCGGCCTCGGTGCCTTGCTGTTTGCGCTGGTGGCAGTGGTTCTGGTTTCTGCCTTCCAGCGCCTGCTGCTGTATGAGCAGGCGTATGGATTCACCAGCATGCGCCTCTTACCGCATATCTTCATGGTATGGCTCGGCGTTCTGCTGTTGGCCCTCGTGTTGATGGAGCTGACCGGGCGCCAACAGTACTTTGCCGCGGCAGTCTTGCTTGCCGCGGCAGGTTTTGTGGCTGCCCTGCCCATCCTGAACCTTGACGCCTTCTCGGCCCGTGCCAACATTGCGCACGGGCTGCAAATTCCCCCGCAAGCTTCACGTGAGCAAGTCGTGGACCGCAGCTACCTGGCCAGCCTCTCGTCTGACGCCGTGCCCGCTTTGGCGCAAGGCTTCCTCAGCCAGCAGGCGGCTGGCAACCATGCGCTGGCCCAACAGCTGGCTGTTGCCCTGGCTTGCAATGCCTACGAAAGCAATGGCTATGAACATGCCTGGCGTGATTGGACGCTCTCTCGCCAACAGGCCGCGGCCGCCTGGGCGCACCTACAGTCTCAGCCGGGCTTCCCGGCCATCACCATTCAAGATCATGACCGTCAGCTCTTCGCCATTGTGGATGGCGAAGAGATCCCCTGCAATATCTACGAGTGGTAA
- a CDS encoding sigma-70 family RNA polymerase sigma factor, with product MSTPSLQVRENQDWLADLRAASPEAIADLRAVLLRGLRAALAGRVNGDLDTISEDFVQEAVLKVLSSLDSFRGESRFLTWAQKIAIHVALSDLRRKRWKDVSLQEYTETPEGEEYTPLLLTDPGASPEQEAARRDLLRSVERLIMEELTERQRTAMLAILQDGVPLQVVAERMGTNPNALYKLLHDARQRMKQRLEEQAGFSAQEALALFETNGS from the coding sequence GTGAGCACCCCAAGCCTGCAAGTGCGTGAAAATCAAGATTGGCTGGCGGATCTGCGTGCCGCCTCGCCTGAGGCCATCGCTGACCTGCGGGCCGTGCTGCTGCGCGGCCTGCGCGCCGCCCTGGCCGGCCGCGTGAACGGTGACCTGGACACCATCAGCGAAGACTTTGTGCAGGAGGCCGTGCTCAAAGTGCTCAGCAGCCTGGATAGCTTCCGCGGCGAAAGCCGCTTCCTCACCTGGGCACAGAAGATCGCCATCCACGTAGCCTTGTCTGACTTGCGCCGCAAGCGCTGGAAGGACGTCTCCCTGCAGGAATACACCGAAACCCCTGAAGGCGAAGAATACACGCCACTGTTGCTGACCGATCCGGGCGCCTCACCTGAGCAGGAAGCCGCCCGCCGGGACCTGTTGCGCAGCGTCGAACGCCTCATCATGGAAGAGCTCACTGAGCGCCAGCGCACCGCCATGCTGGCCATTTTGCAAGATGGCGTGCCCCTGCAGGTGGTGGCCGAACGCATGGGCACCAACCCCAACGCCCTGTATAAGCTGCTGCATGATGCCCGCCAGCGCATGAAGCAGCGCCTGGAAGAGCAGGCCGGCTTCTCCGCTCAAGAGGCCCTGGCCCTGTTCGAGACCAACGGATCATGA
- a CDS encoding DNA polymerase III subunit alpha, producing MSAHLNTHSFFSLLAGLNSPSQLAEAAAAAGQSAIALTDRNRLTGAVEFAEACGQHGVKAILGLDVQLESGRPLALLAQDAAGWANLCKLSSWLLSEENNESRKLPLARLLAHANGLLCLAAYETSSGEAQPRTFAPPAAELAEIKAAFADRLYIQVPPDAHAEPALKTAHKLGVRGVAAWSVYYLQPDQAELQRTVSAMRLNSTVVRVPPAELAPHQAWFASTEELQAAYRAHPGALAATDEVAARCTFTLPLNQPNYPHLDLPDGQTPLQALRQQTLQGAERLYPALTEQFTQRMEHELAGIEASGYTSLFLIMAEIVGFARSKGVPLSSRGSAASSLIAHCLGITTPDPLRLNLYFERFLNPARPTPPDIDTDICSARRDVVIKHVYEQYGHDRVAMVATINRFRLRSALREVAKAHGLSADEIKRMAARLPYRWWGPGQDDRDEQPYAKLEGEFSDPQARIVLQQARAILDTPHHLSIHPGGIVVSSGPLTELVPLQYSAKGMTITQYDLTGVQKMGLVKMDLLATRGLTVLGDVADRICDMHPEMGRSRLEVLEAIPDGDPATAQAVRNGRTIGCFQIESPGMRATLREVQSDSVDNIMVALALFRPGPLTGGLKDAFVRRHLGQEPVRHVHPALEPLLGETHGVFLYQEQVLRVAHELGGFSLAEADLLRRAMSHFDPGKQMQTLKEKFISGAYQRHQVPAAVAERIWDMMAAFAGYGFPKAHAASYALTAWRSAWCKTHYPAEFMAAVLANWGGYYDQNTYLLEARRLGLPLHAPHINYSQPQFSVTYHDGAPHLYMGLEQLRDLGRATQQRILEQRPFASLSDFLVRGFPRRNEARNLIEAGALEGLGSIPALLEGLESGGWVRGQMRLFNAQHEDLPDWTPEMKAAAQERLLGVSLIAHPLDLHAAAMQGAGVLSTLEAASHFGQELRVAGMRQSWRRVGSSAGGYVYFMDLADLEGTLRVVIPGDVCARGRRSIQEGQPILIEGRVEMARDSAEPLLRASKVEGLHLPVMAH from the coding sequence ATGTCGGCGCACCTCAATACTCACTCGTTTTTCTCCCTGCTGGCTGGGCTGAATTCGCCCAGCCAACTGGCCGAGGCGGCCGCCGCGGCCGGGCAAAGCGCCATCGCTCTGACTGACCGCAACCGCCTGACCGGTGCAGTCGAGTTTGCCGAGGCCTGCGGCCAGCACGGAGTGAAAGCCATTCTAGGTCTGGACGTACAGTTGGAAAGCGGGCGGCCGCTGGCCCTGCTGGCGCAGGATGCGGCTGGCTGGGCCAACCTGTGCAAGCTGAGCAGCTGGCTGTTGAGTGAGGAGAACAACGAGAGCCGCAAGCTGCCGCTGGCGCGGCTGCTGGCGCATGCTAACGGCCTGCTGTGCCTGGCCGCCTACGAGACGTCTAGCGGCGAAGCCCAACCGCGCACCTTTGCCCCGCCCGCCGCTGAACTGGCCGAGATCAAAGCGGCCTTTGCTGACCGGCTGTACATCCAAGTGCCGCCGGACGCGCACGCCGAGCCCGCTCTGAAGACGGCGCACAAGCTGGGCGTGCGCGGCGTGGCGGCGTGGTCGGTGTACTACCTGCAGCCTGACCAGGCGGAGCTGCAACGCACGGTAAGCGCCATGCGCTTGAACAGCACGGTGGTGCGTGTGCCGCCCGCAGAGCTTGCGCCGCACCAAGCATGGTTCGCCAGCACAGAGGAACTGCAGGCAGCCTACCGCGCCCACCCCGGCGCACTGGCAGCCACCGATGAGGTGGCGGCGCGCTGCACTTTCACATTGCCGCTGAACCAGCCCAACTATCCGCACCTCGACCTACCTGATGGCCAGACCCCACTGCAAGCGCTGCGCCAGCAGACGCTGCAAGGCGCAGAACGCCTGTATCCCGCACTGACCGAGCAGTTCACGCAGCGTATGGAGCACGAGCTGGCTGGCATCGAAGCTAGCGGTTACACCAGCTTGTTCCTCATCATGGCTGAGATCGTGGGTTTTGCGCGCAGCAAGGGTGTGCCGCTATCCTCGCGCGGCTCGGCCGCCTCTTCGCTAATTGCGCACTGCCTAGGCATCACAACACCAGATCCGCTGCGGCTGAATCTCTATTTCGAGCGTTTTCTGAACCCAGCCCGCCCCACCCCACCGGACATTGACACGGACATCTGCTCGGCACGACGGGATGTGGTCATCAAACATGTGTATGAACAATACGGCCATGACCGCGTGGCGATGGTGGCGACCATCAACCGTTTCCGTTTACGTTCGGCCTTGCGCGAAGTAGCCAAAGCGCACGGACTGAGCGCCGACGAGATCAAGCGCATGGCGGCGCGCCTACCCTACCGTTGGTGGGGGCCAGGACAAGATGATCGAGACGAGCAGCCGTATGCGAAGTTGGAAGGCGAGTTCAGCGACCCGCAAGCCCGCATTGTTCTGCAGCAGGCACGTGCCATTCTGGATACGCCGCACCATCTCTCCATCCACCCCGGCGGCATCGTGGTCAGCTCCGGCCCGCTGACCGAGCTGGTGCCGCTGCAGTACTCGGCCAAGGGCATGACCATTACCCAATACGACCTGACCGGCGTGCAAAAGATGGGCCTGGTGAAGATGGACCTGCTGGCCACGCGCGGCCTGACGGTACTGGGTGATGTGGCAGATCGCATCTGCGATATGCATCCGGAGATGGGCCGCAGCCGCCTGGAGGTGCTGGAAGCGATACCCGACGGCGACCCGGCCACGGCGCAAGCGGTGCGCAACGGGCGTACGATCGGCTGCTTCCAAATCGAGAGCCCGGGCATGCGCGCCACGTTGCGCGAAGTGCAGTCAGATTCGGTGGACAACATTATGGTGGCGCTGGCGTTGTTCCGCCCCGGGCCGCTGACCGGCGGCTTGAAAGATGCGTTTGTGCGCCGCCACCTGGGGCAGGAGCCAGTGCGGCATGTGCACCCGGCGCTGGAACCGTTGTTGGGTGAGACGCATGGCGTGTTCCTGTATCAGGAGCAGGTGCTGCGGGTAGCGCATGAGCTGGGCGGCTTCAGCCTGGCCGAGGCTGACCTGTTGCGGCGGGCGATGAGCCACTTTGACCCCGGCAAGCAGATGCAAACACTGAAAGAGAAGTTCATTAGCGGTGCCTATCAACGCCACCAGGTGCCAGCGGCGGTGGCTGAGCGCATTTGGGACATGATGGCGGCGTTTGCCGGGTATGGCTTCCCCAAGGCGCATGCCGCGTCGTATGCGCTCACCGCCTGGCGTTCGGCGTGGTGCAAAACCCACTATCCGGCCGAGTTCATGGCAGCGGTGCTGGCCAACTGGGGCGGCTACTACGACCAGAATACCTATCTGCTGGAGGCGCGCCGTTTGGGCCTGCCCCTGCACGCGCCGCACATCAACTATTCGCAGCCGCAATTCAGCGTGACGTATCACGATGGCGCGCCGCACTTATATATGGGGCTGGAACAGCTGCGCGACCTGGGGCGTGCTACGCAGCAGCGTATTCTGGAGCAGCGCCCGTTTGCGTCGCTGTCAGACTTCCTTGTGCGCGGCTTCCCGCGGCGGAATGAAGCCCGCAACCTGATCGAAGCCGGAGCGCTGGAAGGGCTGGGCAGCATCCCGGCCCTGCTGGAAGGGCTGGAGAGCGGCGGCTGGGTGCGCGGACAGATGCGGCTGTTCAACGCCCAGCACGAAGACCTGCCGGATTGGACGCCAGAGATGAAGGCCGCGGCGCAGGAGCGCCTGCTGGGTGTGAGCCTGATAGCCCATCCGTTGGACCTGCACGCGGCAGCCATGCAGGGCGCGGGCGTGCTGAGCACGCTGGAAGCCGCTTCGCACTTTGGGCAAGAGCTGCGCGTGGCGGGCATGCGCCAAAGCTGGCGTCGGGTGGGCAGCTCAGCAGGCGGCTATGTATATTTTATGGACCTGGCCGACTTGGAGGGCACGCTGCGGGTGGTGATCCCGGGGGATGTGTGTGCACGCGGCCGCAGGAGCATTCAGGAGGGGCAGCCGATCTTGATCGAAGGGCGAGTGGAAATGGCTCGGGATTCTGCAGAGCCGCTGTTGCGCGCCAGCAAAGTAGAGGGGCTGCACCTGCCGGTCATGGCGCATTAA
- a CDS encoding FIST C-terminal domain-containing protein, producing MKLETFTYTKDKGWSVKDLPALDSANTLLLVFGASNFLDATTPIEDLIRQYPQAKVMGCSTAGEIIGTEVQDDSLSVAVMQFQRTRVASAGTHVSSAKDSYQAGELIASQLKAPDLVAVFVLSNGTTINGSELVRALNDQFGGQVVVTGGLAGDGDRFERTWVINDGEVTQDSVAAVGLYGEHIEVRHGSKGGWDVFGPQRLVTRSEGNVLYELDGRPALDLYKEYLGDLVSGLPSSALLFPLALSEDREAQKTIVRTILGVDENAHSLTFAGDIPIGYYAQLMKANFDRLIDGASEAALMAGASTTPDGPILSVAISCVGRRLVLNERTEEELEATLEALPPGVSQVGFYSYGEISPYASGTCDLHNQTMTLTILREVL from the coding sequence ATGAAGCTGGAAACTTTTACCTACACCAAAGATAAAGGATGGTCTGTCAAAGACCTGCCCGCGCTGGATTCTGCCAATACGCTCCTGCTTGTATTTGGCGCCTCCAATTTCCTGGATGCCACCACACCCATCGAAGATCTCATCCGCCAATATCCCCAGGCCAAAGTCATGGGCTGCTCTACCGCCGGCGAGATCATTGGCACCGAGGTGCAGGATGATTCGCTCTCTGTAGCCGTTATGCAGTTTCAGCGCACGCGGGTGGCCTCGGCTGGCACGCATGTGAGTTCCGCAAAGGACTCGTACCAGGCGGGCGAATTGATCGCCAGCCAACTTAAAGCGCCTGACCTGGTGGCCGTGTTCGTCCTCTCCAACGGCACCACCATCAACGGTAGCGAGCTGGTGCGCGCCCTCAATGACCAGTTTGGCGGCCAGGTGGTCGTCACCGGCGGCCTGGCTGGCGATGGGGATCGATTTGAGCGCACCTGGGTCATCAACGACGGCGAGGTCACGCAAGATTCTGTGGCCGCTGTAGGCTTGTATGGCGAGCACATCGAAGTGCGCCATGGCTCCAAAGGCGGTTGGGATGTGTTCGGCCCGCAGCGCCTGGTTACGCGTTCGGAAGGCAATGTGCTCTACGAGCTGGATGGCCGCCCAGCCCTCGACCTGTACAAGGAATATTTGGGAGACCTGGTCTCCGGTCTGCCCTCCAGCGCGCTGCTGTTCCCGCTCGCACTTAGTGAAGATCGCGAGGCCCAGAAGACCATCGTGCGCACCATCCTCGGCGTTGATGAAAATGCCCATTCGCTGACTTTCGCTGGCGATATTCCTATCGGATACTATGCCCAACTCATGAAAGCCAACTTTGACCGCCTGATCGATGGCGCCAGTGAAGCCGCCTTGATGGCCGGCGCCAGCACCACGCCAGATGGGCCGATTCTCTCCGTCGCCATCAGTTGTGTTGGCCGCCGCCTTGTGCTCAACGAACGTACCGAAGAGGAGCTCGAGGCCACGCTGGAAGCGCTGCCCCCCGGCGTGAGCCAGGTGGGCTTTTATTCCTACGGCGAAATTTCGCCATACGCCAGCGGCACCTGCGATCTGCACAACCAGACCATGACGCTCACAATCCTGAGGGAAGTGCTCTAG